The stretch of DNA GAAAGAATCAATGCTATTACTGGGTTGATTCATTTAAAGGTGAAGGTGCAGGATATTCTACAGATGGAGCGCTGCTTTACCCCATCTCTTTGCACCTCAAGAGATGCTTTCCAAAGGGCCGTTGAAGAATTGTTAGGTGTTTTGGCATGAGCTTGAAAGAATACATCCCAAATTTTACCAATAAAGAGATAGAGGATAATCATACTCGTTTTATCGAAAGGGTTGAACTTTATAGGCAAAAGGGGCTTGATCATAACAAGAACCGTAGATTTATCCTCGAAAAAGCCGCTCCCCTAAAAGGCAGAATCCTTGAGCTTGGCACTGGTACCGGTTATACAACTCTGGCTCTGGCAAAAGCAGGATATGAGGTAACTGCTGTGGATAGTGATGAGGAAATGCTCAGAATTACTGCCCTGAACCTTGCTTATGAAAGACTTCTAACAAAGGTTAGACTTTTTATAATGGATGCCGCCTCGCTTGTTTTCGACAGCTATAGCTTCGATAATGTGATAGCCGTCGCCCTATTTCATCACCTTGCTGAGCCTGAGAGGGTGCTTTCTGAAATGGATAGGGTGTTAAAAGAAAAGGGCAAAATTATCATCGCTGATTTTAATGAGAGGGGGATGGAGCTAATAAGAGCTGTTCATAAGAAAGAAGAGCGGGAGCATCAGGACTTAGGTGTTGGCAGGGAAAAGGTTCTTTCATATTTATCGGGTTTGGGATATGATATAGAAGATTATGCGGA from bacterium encodes:
- a CDS encoding methyltransferase domain-containing protein, whose translation is MSLKEYIPNFTNKEIEDNHTRFIERVELYRQKGLDHNKNRRFILEKAAPLKGRILELGTGTGYTTLALAKAGYEVTAVDSDEEMLRITALNLAYERLLTKVRLFIMDAASLVFDSYSFDNVIAVALFHHLAEPERVLSEMDRVLKEKGKIIIADFNERGMELIRAVHKKEEREHQDLGVGREKVLSYLSGLGYDIEDYADEFQWVLIAVKGA